One part of the Triplophysa rosa linkage group LG5, Trosa_1v2, whole genome shotgun sequence genome encodes these proteins:
- the LOC130553850 gene encoding outer dense fiber protein 2-like, with amino-acid sequence MDRRKALLKILSVAECAAAQLLSLKHSLRHEFTGSRSSSEQRCSQQRSMLMEKLDTMKHLISSVHQQLNELHDEEARWIDTEKQIEVLREKLARTESDNQSLRSYLIEKEKKCQDLMAEQHKETENTESGIQLSKSIEATRAHLQAQLQSKEEQNDRLNVQLLTLERTVTHQRLELDGLRAQISAVSESSRQEKEALTKAARAHKRRAERFEMAAERCYGQLREKGVRLARSGAERDVWQQQQQHISQERLQLDTQTAVLKNEITALTAELDRKRRTSKSASANLLKKLQKITSENDELNREHASLKAFIADTEQKLQIGQAALQEHNVLAEERKHQAEQYQHQVAELKAEITELKIKLKNLLQETRDTKEARDAEIIQVQEDLERRVQELQVYPELLAVTEQKLQRSREDLRRSEQRRADKTGSIRRLQDTVNMQMEKMKSSLEMKESVNETNSQLKQKVNGLQKRIEEVLCENRELIHRLTVQEEELNYSSRRLQQRSDEGQTLNQQLQTALTDLKLQVCKVKEKTCGRESVLQAKLKQLEAEKMRREKELQQLKQIKLSSEKQYEDRLRDLQLSLEQSESHKQSIRSYVDFLKNSYSTIFEEVLTSTYCYLK; translated from the exons ATGGACAGGAGGAAAGCGCTACTGAAGATCCTCAGTGTTGCCGAATGTGCTGCTGCTCAGCTGCTTTCACTGAAACACAGTCTGCGTCATGAGTTTACT ggcTCCAGATCATCCAGCGAGCAGCGGTGTTCACAACAGAGAAGCATGTTGATGGAGAAGCTGGACACAATGAAACATCTGATCTCATCTGTCCATCAGCAGCTGAATGAACTCCACGATGAAGAG GCACGTTGGATAgacacagagaaacagatagaaGTTTTGCGAGAAAAGCTTGCACGGACTGAGAGTGATAATCAG AGCTTAAGATCATATTTGattgaaaaagagaaaaagtgtCAGGATTTGATGGCCGAGCAACATAAGGAAACG GAGAACACCGAGTCGGGGATTCAGTTGTCCAAGTCAATTGAAGCTACGCGGGCACATCTACAGGCCCAACTTCAAAGCAAAGAGGAACAGAATGACCGTCTGAACGTCCAGCTGCTG ACACTGGAGCGGACCGTCACGCATCAGAGGCTGGAGCTGGATGGGTTGAGAGCGCAGATCTCCGCCGTGTCTGAGAGCTCACGTCAGGAGAAGGAGGCGCTGACGAAAGCCGCACGAGCTCATAAACGCAGAGCTGAACGCTTTGAGATGGCTGCGGAGAGATGCTACGGACAACTGAGAGAGAAG GGAGTCCGTCTGGCTCGGAGCGGAGCAGAGAGAGACGTgtggcagcagcagcagcagcacatCTCACAGGAAAGACTACAGCTGGACACACAGACAGCCGTGCTTAAAAA CGAAATCACAGCACTTACTGCAGAGCTGGACAGAAAGAGACGCACATCAAAGTCAGCCAGTGCAAACTTACTGAAGAAGCTGCAGAAAATCACTTCTGAAAACGATGAACTCAACCGAGAACACGCATCCCTCAAG GCCTTCATTGCTGATACTGAACAGAAGCTGCAGATCGGTCAAGCTGCTCTCCAGGAACACAATGTGCTTGCAGAGGAGAGGAAACATCAAGCTGAACAGTACCAGCATCAG GTAGCAGAACTAAAGGCAGAAATCACAGAGCTGAAAATCAAGCTGAAGAACCTCCTTCAAGAAACTCGTGACACTAAAGAGGCGAGAGATGCTGAGATCATTCAG GTTCAGGAGGATCTGGAGAGACGTGTGCAGGAACTGCAGGTATATCCAGAGTTGCTGGCAGTCACCGAGCAGAAGCTCCAGCGCAGTCGAGAAGACCTGAGACGCTCCGAGCAGAGACGTGCGGACAAGACCGGGTCCATTAGACGGCTACAGGACACG GTAAACATGCAGATGGAGAAAATGAAGTCTTCATTGGAGATGAAAGAGTCAGTCAATGAAACAAACTCCCAACTGAAGCAGAAAGTGAATGGACTTCAGAA GAGAATAGAGGAGGTGCTCTGTGAGAACAGGGAGCTCATCCACAGACTGACGGTTCAAGAGGAGGAGCTGAACTACAGCAGCAGACGACTACAACAGCGTTCAGATGAGGGTCAGACTCTCAACCAGCAGCTGCAGACGGCTCTCACGGACCTTAAACTGCAG GTTTGTAAGGTGAAGGAGAAGACCTGTGGTAGAGAGAGTGTCCTGCAGGCCAAGCTCAAGCAACTAGAGGCCGAAAAAatgagaagagagaaagaacttCAGCAGCTCAAACAGATCAAGCTTTCT AGTGAAAAGCAATATGAAGACCGACTTCGAGACTTGCAGCTGAGCCTGGAGCAATCTGAGAGCCACAAACAGAGCATTCGGAGCTATGTGGACTTTCTTAAAAATTCCTACTCAACGATTTTTGAGGAAGTTCTCACATCAACTTACTGCTACTTGAAATGA
- the LOC130553878 gene encoding phospholipid phosphatase 3-like — MQQLLVEKAMTADSSNGLNNKSDGKDYRRNRLMVGLDLFCLFLAALPFLIIESGAVKPYRRGFYCSDESIKYPAKHRDTISDGVLSAVGMLIVILSITIGESYRIRFLRKSSVTFVGNPYISALYKQVGVFVFGCAVSQSCTDIAKVSVGRLRPHFLDVCQPDLASVNCSLGYITEYRCTGDDGKVQEARKSFFSGHASFSMYTMLYLVLYLQSRLSWRAARVLRPLLQFTLLMMAFYTGLSRVSDHKHHPTDILAGFAQGALVAYCTMFYVSDLFRSKGRSSSPSTATRKIDRLSPVDIRERSNHLSTA; from the exons ATGCAGCAGTTACTGGTGGAGAAAGCCATGACTGCAGACAGCAGCAATGGACTGAACAACAAGAGCGACGGCAAAGACTACAGAAGAAATAGGCTGATGGTCGGTCTGGACCTTTTCTGTCTGTTTCTAG CTGCCCTGCCCTTTCTCATCATAGAGTCTGGTGCTGTGAAGCCCTACAGACGCGGCTTCTATTGTTCAGATGAATCCATCAAATATCCCGCCAAACACAGAGACACGATCAGCGATGGCGTTCTCTCAGCTGTCGGCATGCTCATAGTCATTCTCTCC ATCACAATAGGCGAGAGCTACAGAATTCGCTTCCTTCGTAAAAGCTCCGTCACGTTTGTGGGGAACCCGTACATCTCTGCTCTCTACAAGCAAGTCGGTGTGTTCGTGTTTGGCTGTGCAGTCAGTCAGTCCTGCACAGACATCGCCAAAGTCTCCGTGGGCCGCTTACGACCTCACTTCCTAGATGTGTGCCAGCCGGATTTAGCCTCCGTCAACTGTTCATTGGGTTACATCACTGAATACAGATGCACAGGAGATGACGGCAAAGTTCAGGAAGCCAG GAAATCCTTCTTTTCTGGCCACGCCTCCTTCTCCATGTACACAATGCTGTATTTAGTA TTGTACCTGCAGTCCCGGTTATCCTGGCGAGCGGCTCGTGTTCTCAGACCGCTCCTCCAGTTCACCCTGCTCATGATGGCGTTTTACACCGGCCTGTCACGTGTCTCCGATCACAAGCATCACCCCACTGACATACTCGCAGGCTTTGCTCAGGGAGCTCTTGTGGCGTACTGCACT atgttttaCGTGTCGGACCTCTTCAGGTCAAAAGGCAGGAGCTCTTCTCCGTCGACCGCCACCAGAAAGATAGACCGTCTATCACCTGTGGACATAAGGGAACGGAGCAACCATCTCTCTACAGCGTGA